The nucleotide sequence GCTGCCCAAAACGACCGCGACGGGCCCCGTCAGGTCGCATTCCCACAGCAATTCGGCGGCTTCGACCCGGGCCGCGTAAGCGAGGATGTTCCGCGAATTTAAAAATTCCGCGACTTGGTCACGGTCGGCCACCGCGGCCGGCACGGTGAACAGCGTCCCCAAGCTGGACCGGATCGCGTTGGCGTTGAAGGGATCGACGGATTCGCCGGTGATCAGGATCGCATCGACGCCGGCCGCGTCGGCGGATCGAAAAACGGCCCCCAGGTTCCCCGGCTTTTCGATCGAATCCAGCACCAACAACAACGGGCTGGCCGGCAGATCCAGACGCGACAGTGACCAATCCGGTTGCAGAAACTCGGCGACCGCCCCACGAGCATTCTGCCCATAACTGATCCGGCTCATGACCGCCGGACTGACCGGCTGGATGATCGGCGTGGCCTTCAAGACCGTTCGAGCGT is from Crateriforma conspicua and encodes:
- a CDS encoding TrmH family RNA methyltransferase encodes the protein MTSSTRPILRSPANPTIRRLVRLRDNRRRRQFGRFLIDGWRETAAAVQSGLCPEAVYVSANPGSDSGKQADAAASDMVSATGEAAWSDWLPGDEFDLDARTVLKATPIIQPVSPAVMSRISYGQNARGAVAEFLQPDWSLSRLDLPASPLLLVLDSIEKPGNLGAVFRSADAAGVDAILITGESVDPFNANAIRSSLGTLFTVPAAVADRDQVAEFLNSRNILAYAARVEAAELLWECDLTGPVAVVLGSEAKGLGNHWRSCGGHPVRGIRIPMSGSADSLNLSISAAVIAFEAARRRQSE